A stretch of DNA from Carya illinoinensis cultivar Pawnee chromosome 12, C.illinoinensisPawnee_v1, whole genome shotgun sequence:
TTGAACATGATGCTAGACATGAGGAGACAAATGGTGGATTGTAGGAGAAGATGGAGAGCTTAATACGGTGCGTTAAAGGCAAAAAAGAAGTGGAACTAggcttgggcttgggcttgggcttgggtTTAGGTGCCTCGGTCTGAAGGGGTTGGGATTTTAGGCCCAAGGGTTGTGGCCCACACCAAGTGGCCTCTGTTCGAGGGCCAAGATATTAGGAAGGTAGGTTGTGATGAGCTTAAGCTTGTGGGCCTAACCAAAGGAAACAGGAAACCTGGACCCGAGCGACGAGATTGAAAGATCTAGGCAAGCTGCATTGCAGGGACTTTGTCTGGCGGGAACGAGCTTACGACGACGATAATGACTCAGACATACTCACCTCAGGCTGAGGTATCTACGGTCACAGTGGAGAATCTATCAGAGGTGGTACTGTCGGCAGAGCTTGAACCTGCTACAGAGGTGGGTCTTCACCTCTCATCACAGACGGGGGTCAGTTTTCCTTTACAGGTCGAGGCGCAGAACAAGTCGACGAACATCATAGATGTTGGGTTTGGGGAGTTTTAGTTACTTGCATCACTAGCGAAGGATTTTCAAGTTGTGTGTGCCAATAGTGAGGTTGTTGGGGTTGGGGAGCCGTTTTCTAAGGTGGAGGATGTTGGGGGTCTGCAAACTTTGACGACTCAGGCTGAGGAACCATCTATGGCGACTACAGTGGAGGATCCAGTGGTGGAGTTGATGCTTGAACCCGCATCAGAGACTGGTCTTCACCTTTCCTCATTAGTGTGGGTAAGTTTCCCGACACAACTTGGACAAAACAAGTAGATGGGCAACTTAGAGGATGGGGTTGGGGAGTTACAGGTGCTTTCATTGTTGGTGAAAGATGCTATGTTTGTGAGTACCGATAGTGTGCAATTTATTGAGGTGGGGGATGATTTTTCTCGATCATTAGTCCCTTCAAGTGTTGTTCCCGAAATGGAGATACGGGTGCTAAAGGAAGGGGTGGAGATGGATAGGGATTCTCGACCTTTGAAATCTTTGTTGCCTTGTCAACTTGCAGTTTCTGACAGGGTAATTAAGAAGGCTTTGGAAATCCAACATTATGTGGGGATTGAGTGCCAAGGCTCTAATGAACAATTCTTGGCATTGCTCATGGCCATTGAAGGAGGACATGCTCAGCTCAAGAATTCTGACTCTAAAAAACAGAGGGAGCTCAAGCGACTCTCTTGCTCCATTAATTATGAAGGCAGTTCAAGCAAAGAAAGATCCAAAGGGAGGTGGTCGATTTTTTCTCCATGAAGCCCAAGATTTTATCTTGGAATGTCTGTGGGCTGAATGAAGCTAACAAGCGATTGCGGATAAAAAATTTGCTCTTGGAATGGAAGGTGGATATTGTCTATTTGCAGGAAACCAAGATGAAAATCATTTCCATAAGCATTGTGAGAAGTTTGTGGAGTTGCTTTTATGTTGATTGGGTTTTTCTTCCCTCGGTGGCGGCGTCGGGTGGAGTTCTAGTAATGTGGGATAGAATGGTGGTAGATAAAATGAAGGAGTTTATCAGGGAGCACACAGTGGCATGTTCTTTTCGTAATGTTGAGGATAACTTTAGGTGAGCTTTTGGTGGAATTTATGGACCGACCTTGGACAGTAGCAAAAACTTATTATGTGAGGAGCTTGCAGGGTTACATAGCTGGTGGGATTTACCTGGGTATATAGGTGGGGATTTTAATGTTGTAAGATTTCCAAGCGAGAGATCGGGAGCAAGCACAGGTTCAGGCCAGCAATGTTGAGCTTCTCGGATTTTATCTCTGACTTGGAATTGGTGGACTTTCCGCTCATGGGCTGTATACTCACATGGTCCAATAACCAGACCTGGTCTAGATTGGATAGATTCTCAGTTTCCCCGAAATGGGAATCTCACTACCTGGAGGTATGTCAAAAAAGATTACCATGCTTATGCTCAAATCACTTTCCCATCTTGTTGGACTGCGGGGGTATTCAAGGAGGACGGAATTATCTTAAGTTCAAGAACGTGTGGCTAAAAACTGAAGGCTTCTTGGAACAGGTCAGGCAATGGTGGTCCTCTTATCAAATCCTAGGTACCCTCTAGTTTCATTCTTACAAGTAAAttgaaaactttaaaaaaagatttaaagcaTTGGAACGTGCATTCTTTTGGAGATATTGGCAACCATAAGAAGTCACTTTTGGAGGAGCTTCATGTGGTAGAGAGGGCACAGGAGGGACAGGCCTCTCTTCGAAGGAGCTTGCTCGAAGGAAAGAATTGATTTTAGAAATAAAGAGGGCTACATTGTTGGAGGAGATCTCTTGGTGGCAAAAATCTCGAGCCTTGTGGTTGAAAGAAGGCAATCATAGCGCGAAGTTCTTTCATAGAGTGGCAAATTCCCAGAGGCGAACTAATGCCATTGAGATGTTGACTATTGACGGTTCTGTTTGCATAGAGGTCCCTATGATCCAAGAACATGTTGTTGGTTATTTTGAGCAGTTACTTACTGAGCCAGTGGGATGGTGACCGAAGATTGATGGGTTAGCATTTGAGTCCATAGAGCAACAAGATGTCACTTGGGTTAGCATCTGAGGTCCATGAAGTGGTGAGAAAGATGGTCAAAGACAAAGCACTGAGGCCACATGGATTTTTGATGGGTTTCTAAGGAGGTACGTGGGGTCTATGGCATGGGATTAAGGAAGCACATTAGATGAGGGTGGGGAGTGTTTGCTTGTCATACCAGAATTGTGATGGGAGATGGCTCAAGAACTAAATTTTGGCACGATATTTGGTGTGGAGATAGGCCTCTCAAGGATTCATTCCCCAAAATGTTTTTACTTGCCCGTGAGAAGGAAGCCTCACTGGACGACCTCATGGAAATAGACGTTGATTTAATCCAATGGATTGTGAACTTCACTAGGgcggcccaagattgggaaatcAGTACTTTTGTAGATTTCTTCCGACTCTTATACTCCATGAGGCCAAGCAATAATGGAGCTGATTCTGTATGGTGGACACCTGCCAGGAAAGGAATATTCTCAGTTTGTTCTTTCTATAAGGCCTTCACACAACCGCAGAATATTCAATTTACATGGAAAAGAATTTGGAGGAATAAGGCCCCTCCTAGAGCGGCATTTTTTACGTGGATTGAGTCTTTGGGGAAGATTATAACTATGGATAATCTACAGAAACGAGGGATGATAGTGGTGGaatggtgttgtatgtgtaaacaAAGTAGCGAGATTGTGGACCATCTTTTATTACATTGCGAGATTGCTAGAGTGTTATGGGTAGACATCTTCATACGGTTAGAGGCTCTAACCTGGGCTATGCTTGTGATAGTGGTTGAACTTTTGACATGCTGGTCGAACCTCGGTGGTATTCCGCAAATCGCAGCTGTGTGGAAAATGATTCCTATATGTATtctttggtgcatttggcaGGAACGAAATAAGCGGACATTTGTAGATACGAAGTGTTCTCTGGAGAAGATTAGATTGCTGTTTGTTAGTACTTTGTTTCTTGGGCAGGatttgtagattttaatggcctcgATATTCATGACTTTCTTATTTCCATTTCTTCTGTCTAATTAggtgttatctcttgtatactccttgtgtacttgggttatgcctattcttattaatacatTATAATCATTTacctatcaaaataataataataataatgaaataagcaATCTTAAGTTATTACTGTCGACTATCTCTGTCGATTCTTTAGAggtaaaaaatcatttcatgTGAAAATGTCTCGGGCTGTCTTCCATTGCATCTATTTGCTATGTAGAAAAGGTTGTGCTTTtattgatttaatttataagaaaaaatttggACTCATTTTCTTTTGTCATACTAATACCTAGATGTATGCATATTCGTATCTTAAATCTATTCAGACAAAAAGACCATGTCTATGCTTCAAACCAATTGACGGAAATATTTGCATAATGTATTTGCAGGTTCATATTCTTATTTATTGCTATAGGAGTTATTCTCTTCGTCATCTCTTGTTTTGGTTGTATTGGAGCTGTGACACGCAATGGATGCTGCTTGACTTGTGTATCCAAATAACTCATGCATTTCTCTTGATATTTGATAGTATTCATTTTTCATAACTGCAAAAGGCGAGATTTATAtctgtgtttgtccatcaaggAATAACTGCAATGCAACCGTTGTATGCACCACAGCCATACATGCTTCTAATGTCATGCATCATggaatgtaataaaaaaaattggatgcCTGTTAGGCTGCTCTTTCGAGATGCTCATTTTTCTGTTGTGATTTTTGGTTTCCTTAAGCCAAGATAGTACTCGGTATTGGTGATCTTGTTGATCTTGGTAGAGCTGGGATGTGCAGGCTTCATATTTTTTGACAAAAGCTGGGAAAAGGTGAGTGTTTTTTAATTgataattgaaatttaaaatagtgCATTTTGTCATCTAATAAGTTCTGAGTTTAATTGTAGGAAATTCCAACAGACAGTACTGGAGATTTTGACTCGATATATGACTTTCTGAAAGAGCACTGGAAAATTGTAAAATGGGTTGCTCTTGGAGCTGTTGTTTTGGAGGTAAGCACAACATGATtgcctttttttctttgaattatgATTTTCATAATGCCAAAAATCATGTGTTGACAATATTGGCTTAGTCTATATAGACTCCATTTGATGAAGTGGAAATACAACTGAGATAAAGACGCAAAGAATTTTGGGATGACAATATATCTTTCTCCAAATTGCAGGAATTTACCTTTTCTAGTCTTTCCTTTTGTAAATGGCAAATTTACTATTTGTATGAAACAAAATCAGGATCCATTTCTAGTCCCTGTACCTAAGTGTTATCTTTGCCTacctcctgtgtacttgggttatgcctatttgCTTCTATCAATAAAATCGTATTTTACCtataataaatgataaataaataaatcagcaTGCAAGTTGGTGGAAATCTGTTTTCAAATGTACCGCTACATGAGGCTTTTGTGCTTTGGCATTCCTGGCACTTTAAACTGCCTAGAGGAGTAGATGCTTGGTGACGTGCTGGTAGAGCCTGTGATTGGAATCCCCTATATCTGGTTTGAAGTTGCCCTGTGGGCTGGCATGCCATCTTGACTATTGCTGGGAACCAACTAACAAGGAATTATTGAGATGGGAGTGATCTTTGCACATGatttgaatctctctctctctctctgagattAATGATAAGTGATGGACAATTGGCTACTTGATTAGGACTCTCCATGGAATTGCAGGCACTCCTATTCTTGTTAGCACTCGTGGTCAGGGCAGCAAACAGACCAGTAGAATATGACAGCGATGATGAGCTCATTGCAAGGCAACAGATTAGGCAGCCATTGATCAATAGGCCGCCAGTTCCAGCTGCGGGTGTTCCTGTTGCCAGCACCCTTGACCAGCGTCCGGGTAGAAGTGATGCTTGGAGTACACGCATGAGGGAAAAGGTATGATCTGTTCTAGCAGAAGATTTCCTTTGAGTATTTTTGTTAGCATGTTGGGGGGTGTCCATCTGGCACTATTGACCATCATAAAATACACCAGTTTTAAATGATAGCTGgatttatcataaagtaattgCAGATGCTCTTGTTCATCCTGCAGTATTCATCCTCTATTTATCGAATTTAATGATGGTTGTGGGAAATGTTAACAATctttctaatttttgctttcttCCAGATAACTCCATATTTAagcattaattttgtttttctgaaaTGCTCCTCCTTTCAAATTCCTTCTatgatatttattatatattgtgaattgctgtgtaatttatgtATGTCAGTGTACTTTTTTCTGATTATCTCATAAATATTCCTGATTGATTGGCAGCTCCCAATTAAACCCATTGCGGAATAATCCCAGGCTGCTAAATAAAGTCTGATtcttaaatattgaaatttgaatattttagttGTGTAGGAGTCAGCTATCATCTAGAAGTAAATTGCACGATATCAGGACTATCTTGGTGCAAATATATACGGTATGACATATCATCAAGCGGTGTAGATAGGATAAAGCAAGGGTAGTTTAAGAGTACAAGTCTCATTGACAGAACAAAGGAAAAGGGGCCCTTCAATGTGCAACTTGTCTGAGTTGGCATTTATAGTGCCAAATTCCTTGTGATTTGAGgtggaaaatgtatttatccCTTATTAATACTCTCTGGGAATGACAATCTCTTGCATTGCTAATAccagtgattttctttcttattctaTATGAACCAGTATGGACTGGATACTTCCGAGTTTACCTACAACCCGTCGGCCGAGTCACAGAGGCTCCAGCAGGTTGCCACGCAGCCAGCCGAAGAAAGGCGCTGTTGCTGCATCATGTAGTGAGTTGATAAAATTTTGTTGGGTTTGCCTTTGAAGACAGCCGTCATGGGCAATTATGTTGTAACTTCCAAATCTCTCCGAAGctggtctttttctttttgttaagaGTTTTGTGATGTTTGAGGTTCTGTTCTTGTTCCCCAACATTCAAAAACAAATTGATCTTCTTGtcagatgtat
This window harbors:
- the LOC122289745 gene encoding tobamovirus multiplication protein 2A-like, with product MACKCFLECLLKLLNFLLSLVGLAMVGYGIYLLVEYERSTSNTRVDSDVRGDESLILLGRPLLLGVSLSSSIFDDLPKAWFIFLFIAIGVILFVISCFGCIGAVTRNGCCLTCYSVLVILLILVELGCAGFIFFDKSWEKEIPTDSTGDFDSIYDFLKEHWKIVKWVALGAVVLEALLFLLALVVRAANRPVEYDSDDELIARQQIRQPLINRPPVPAAGVPVASTLDQRPGRSDAWSTRMREKYGLDTSEFTYNPSAESQRLQQVATQPAEERRCCCIM